One genomic segment of Clavelina lepadiformis chromosome 3, kaClaLepa1.1, whole genome shotgun sequence includes these proteins:
- the LOC143450111 gene encoding heparan sulfate glucosamine 3-O-sulfotransferase 1-like, with translation MSYASSMHEINPNLEAADIGQKVINSTDGPTLGLHSNSFTPTWVLAIVAKKCGSAALTFMLGGHPNIIYLPREEFHIDSTCKVKRSMANTIRKFQMANPHPSAYILQENQCLWKGRAFEVLGEMKPHKIITMFCDPVHRVLSDYLQISLRQPNTFERFKNASLTDAIDLALKHLYETRKTRSEDKFASHVRKLAVQFPINHVVNIVSKGLYVYALMEYYKHYRKEDVLILNGKDMILRPWEVMDQVQTFLDLPERITRSDFYKNEKTGFYCFIRQNMQYCPSDEKSLTHSNDTVKPTLPPDYVIKLQKFFEPYNKKLFNLLGFKMDWKN, from the exons ATGAGCTATGCCTCGTCC ATGCATGAAATAAACCCGAACTTAGAAGCTGCAGATATTGgccaaaaagttataaattcAACTGATGGCCCGACATTAGGCCTACACTCAAATTCTTTCACGCCAACATGG GTGCTTGCCATTGTTGCTAAAAAGTGTGGCTCGGCAGCTCTTACCTTCATGTTGGGTGGCCATCCAAATATTATCTACTTACCAAGGGAAGAATTTCATATAGACTCGACTTGCAAAGTGAAACGCTCTATGGCAAATACCATAAG AAAGTTCCAGATGGCCAATCCACACCCTTCCGCTTACATTTTACAAGAGAATCAATGTCTGTGGAAAGGACGTGCCTTCGAAGTTCTGGGTGAAATGAAACCACACAAGATTATAACCATGTTTTGCGATCCAGTGCATAGGGTGCTTTCGGATTACTTGCAAATTTCATTGCGACAGCCG AATACTTTTGAACGATTCAAAAACGCTTCGTTAACGGATGCGATAGATCTGGCCCTCAAACACTTATACGAGACCAGGAAAACTAGGTCGGAGGATAAATTCGCGAGTCATGTAAGAAAGCTGGCCGTTCAGTTTCCGATCAATCACGTGGTGAATATCGTTTCAAAGGGATTGTACGTCTACGCACTGATGGAATACTACAAACACTACAGAAAAGAAGacgttttaattttgaatGGAAAAGATATGATTTTGAGACCGTGGGAAGTTATGGACCAGGTGCAGACTTTCTTAGATCTGCCCGAGCGAATTACCCGATcggatttttataaaaacgaaaaaactGGTTTCTACTGCTTCATAAGACAAAACATGCAATACTGTCCTAGTGATGAAAAAAGCCTCACCCACAGTAACGATACTGTAAAACCAACTCTGCCTCCGGATTACGTCATTAAACTCCAGAAATTTTTCGAACCTTACAATAAAAAGTTGTTCAACCTACTAGGTTTCAAAATGGATTGGAAGAACTAA
- the LOC143449677 gene encoding heparan sulfate glucosamine 3-O-sulfotransferase 5-like isoform X1, with product MSRTNSGHVKLKCLLLACISCCLIIFFYLQTGEVPKINFRTACWKPECFNTSEGFISYASPFGIVHLDHWALKMTKCYRLLIPCLRKKGFMTTVWCIVPASFSYTTEIINCNKLHRYFLKIQLSIQDHGLKATSKVAAIGRNGINSIEGPTLHSDTYTPTWVAVVAAKKCGSGALTYMLNGHPSIIYIPRKELGIDSTCNAKRYMANTIREFQITHTDPFAYILRENQCLWKGRAFEVLGEMKPHKIITMFCDPVHRVLSDYLQISLRQPENFQQFKKASLTDSIDLALKHLYAARKTMFEDEFASHVRKLAVQFPINHVVNIVSKGMYVYALMEYYKHYRKEDVLILNGKDMILRPWEVMDQVQIFLDLPERITRSDFYKNEKTGFYCFIRQNMQYCPSDEKSLTHSNDTVKPTLPPDYVIKLQKFFEPYNKKLFNLLGFKMDWKN from the exons ATGAGTCGAACGAACTCCGGTCATGTGAAATTAAAGTGTCTCCTGCTAGCATGTATCAGTTGCTGCCTCATAATCTTCTTTTATCTCCAAACAGGAGAGGTGCCGAAGATTAATTTTCGTACAGCATGCTGGAAGCCAGAGTGCTTCAATACGTCAGAAGGTTTCATAAGCTATGCCTCGCCC TTTGGCATCGTTCACCTGGACCACTGGGCACTGAAGATGACCAAATGTTATAGGCTACTAATACCTTGTCTAAGGAAAAAAGGGTTTATGACGACTGTATGGTGTATAGTGCCCGCAAGTTTCAGTTACACAACTGAAATAATAAACTGCAATAAATTACACcgatatttcttgaaaattcaATTATCTATACAGGATCATGGATTAAAGGCTACTTCAAAAGTTGCAGCAATTGGTCGGAATGGTATCAATTCAATTGAAGGCCCCACATTACACTCAGATACTTACACGCCAACATGG GTCGCCGTGGTTGCTGCTAAAAAGTGTGGCTCTGGAGCTCTTACCTACATGTTGAACGGTCATCCTAGCATAATCTACATACCGAGGAAAGAACTTGGTATAGACTCGACCTGCAACGCAAAACGTTATATGGCGAATACCATAAG gGAATTCCAAATTACCCATACAGACCCTTTCGCTTACATTTTACGAGAGAATCAGTGCCTGTGGAAAGGACGTGCCTTCGAAGTTCTGGGTGAAATGAAACCACACAAGATTATAACCATGTTTTGCGATCCAGTGCATAGGGTGCTTTCGGATTACTTGCAGATTTCATTGCGACAGCCG GAAAACTTCCAGCAATTCAAAAAAGCTTCATTAACGGATTCGATAGATCTGGCCCTCAAACACTTATACGCGGCCAGGAAAACTATGTTCGAGGATGAATTCGCGAGTCATGTAAGAAAGCTGGCCGTTCAGTTTCCGATCAATCATGTGGTAAATATTGTTTCAAAAGGAATGTACGTCTACGCACTGATGGAATACTACAAACACTACAGAAAAGAAGACGTTCTAATTTTGAATGGAAAAGATATGATTTTGAGACCGTGGGAAGTTATGGACCAGGTGCAGATTTTCTTAGACCTGCCCGAGCGAATTACCCGATcggatttttataaaaacgaaaaaactGGTTTCTACTGCTTCATAAGACAAAACATGCAATACTGCCCTAGTGATGAAAAAAGCCTCACCCACAGTAACGATACTGTAAAACCAACTCTGCCTCCGGATTACGTCATTAAACTCCAGAAATTTTTCGAACCTTACAATAAAAAGTTGTTCAACCTACTAGGTTTCAAAATGGATTGGAAGAACTAa
- the LOC143450731 gene encoding LRP2-binding protein-like has translation MEKIVQEIYPGAGGGSVINTLQDEVVDESVKATSVSGATDDQLFEKIEGHLLEKIQAGDKTAPFLLGQFYYEEDLLEKAVVQFERIKDWDSQAAYQLGAMYYDGIGIAEDLNKGFELMLKVANAKSIRAQHLKHHAQFNIGRAYFEGHGVEQSNVEAEKWWLLAADDGNPNASIHAQTMLGMLYSRPDFLNLNQAFFWHSEACGNGSIESQGVLGVMYMEGHGITKDESSAYECLKEAAERGNVYAQGRLVQLFYRKKLYTKASDLARRVVAYTDVEELAKDTGCLAQYVTKGIAYACFYLSRCLALGNGLRKDEEEAKNYFLRACELDPVLAHDFHMEVAYGFV, from the exons ATGGAGAAGATTGTGCAGGAAATTTATCCTGGAGCAGGAGGAGGAAGTGTTATCAACACACTGCAAGATGAGGTTGTAGATGAAAGTGTAAAGGCAACATCAGTCAGTGGAGCGACTGATGACCagctgtttgaaaaaattgaggGGCATCTTTTGGAGAAAATACAAGCTGGTGATAAAACTGCTCCTTTTCTGTTGGGCCAGTTTTATTATGAGGAG gaTCTTCTTGAAAAAGCAGTGGTACAGTTTGAAAGAATAAAAGATTGGGATTCCCAAGCTGCTTATCAGTTAGGAGCAATGTATTATGATGGAATTGGTATTGCAGAAGATCTG AATAAAGGTTTTGAATTAATGTTAAAAGTTGCCAATGCTAAAAGCATTCGAGCACAGCATTTGAAGCACCATGCGCAGTTCAATATAGGAAGAGCTTACTTTGAAGGTCATGGCGTAGAACAAAGCAATGTTGAAGCCGAAAA ATGGTGGCTACTGGCTGCTGATGACGGCAACCCAAATGCAAGCATCCATGCACAGACAATGCTTGGAATGCTTTATTCTCGTCCCGACTTCCTTAATTTAAATCAAGCATTTTTTTGGCATTCTGAAGCTTGTGGAAATGGAAGCATAGAATCCCAAG GTGTTCTTGGTGTGATGTACATGGAAGGACATGGCATTACCAAAGACGAAAGCAGTGCATATGAGTGCTTGAAAGAGGCTGCAGAAAGGGGAAATGTATATGCTCAGGGGCGACTTGTACAGCTCTTTTATCGAAAGAAACTCTACACTAAAGCCAGTGATCTTGCCAGGag AGTTGTTGCTTACACTGATGTGGAGGAATTGGCAAAAGATACAGGATGCTTGGCACAATACGTCACCAAAGGCATAGCCTATGCTTGTTTTTACTTGTCCAGGTGCTTAGCATTGGGAAATGGATTAAGAAAAGACGAAGAAGAAgccaaaaattattttctaagA GCGTGTGAATTGGATCCAGTTCTAGCACATGACTTTCACATGGAAGTTGCTTACGGGTTTGTGTGA
- the LOC143449677 gene encoding heparan sulfate glucosamine 3-O-sulfotransferase 5-like isoform X3 has translation MGRLRDKALLVAVVAAKKCGSGALTYMLNGHPSIIYIPRKELGIDSTCNAKRYMANTIREFQITHTDPFAYILRENQCLWKGRAFEVLGEMKPHKIITMFCDPVHRVLSDYLQISLRQPENFQQFKKASLTDSIDLALKHLYAARKTMFEDEFASHVRKLAVQFPINHVVNIVSKGMYVYALMEYYKHYRKEDVLILNGKDMILRPWEVMDQVQIFLDLPERITRSDFYKNEKTGFYCFIRQNMQYCPSDEKSLTHSNDTVKPTLPPDYVIKLQKFFEPYNKKLFNLLGFKMDWKN, from the exons ATGGGTAGGCTAAGAGATAAAGCACTACTG GTCGCCGTGGTTGCTGCTAAAAAGTGTGGCTCTGGAGCTCTTACCTACATGTTGAACGGTCATCCTAGCATAATCTACATACCGAGGAAAGAACTTGGTATAGACTCGACCTGCAACGCAAAACGTTATATGGCGAATACCATAAG gGAATTCCAAATTACCCATACAGACCCTTTCGCTTACATTTTACGAGAGAATCAGTGCCTGTGGAAAGGACGTGCCTTCGAAGTTCTGGGTGAAATGAAACCACACAAGATTATAACCATGTTTTGCGATCCAGTGCATAGGGTGCTTTCGGATTACTTGCAGATTTCATTGCGACAGCCG GAAAACTTCCAGCAATTCAAAAAAGCTTCATTAACGGATTCGATAGATCTGGCCCTCAAACACTTATACGCGGCCAGGAAAACTATGTTCGAGGATGAATTCGCGAGTCATGTAAGAAAGCTGGCCGTTCAGTTTCCGATCAATCATGTGGTAAATATTGTTTCAAAAGGAATGTACGTCTACGCACTGATGGAATACTACAAACACTACAGAAAAGAAGACGTTCTAATTTTGAATGGAAAAGATATGATTTTGAGACCGTGGGAAGTTATGGACCAGGTGCAGATTTTCTTAGACCTGCCCGAGCGAATTACCCGATcggatttttataaaaacgaaaaaactGGTTTCTACTGCTTCATAAGACAAAACATGCAATACTGCCCTAGTGATGAAAAAAGCCTCACCCACAGTAACGATACTGTAAAACCAACTCTGCCTCCGGATTACGTCATTAAACTCCAGAAATTTTTCGAACCTTACAATAAAAAGTTGTTCAACCTACTAGGTTTCAAAATGGATTGGAAGAACTAa
- the LOC143449677 gene encoding heparan sulfate glucosamine 3-O-sulfotransferase 5-like isoform X2 has protein sequence MSRTNSGHVKLKCLLLACISCCLIIFFYLQTGEVPKINFRTACWKPECFNTSEGFISYASPDHGLKATSKVAAIGRNGINSIEGPTLHSDTYTPTWVAVVAAKKCGSGALTYMLNGHPSIIYIPRKELGIDSTCNAKRYMANTIREFQITHTDPFAYILRENQCLWKGRAFEVLGEMKPHKIITMFCDPVHRVLSDYLQISLRQPENFQQFKKASLTDSIDLALKHLYAARKTMFEDEFASHVRKLAVQFPINHVVNIVSKGMYVYALMEYYKHYRKEDVLILNGKDMILRPWEVMDQVQIFLDLPERITRSDFYKNEKTGFYCFIRQNMQYCPSDEKSLTHSNDTVKPTLPPDYVIKLQKFFEPYNKKLFNLLGFKMDWKN, from the exons ATGAGTCGAACGAACTCCGGTCATGTGAAATTAAAGTGTCTCCTGCTAGCATGTATCAGTTGCTGCCTCATAATCTTCTTTTATCTCCAAACAGGAGAGGTGCCGAAGATTAATTTTCGTACAGCATGCTGGAAGCCAGAGTGCTTCAATACGTCAGAAGGTTTCATAAGCTATGCCTCGCCC GATCATGGATTAAAGGCTACTTCAAAAGTTGCAGCAATTGGTCGGAATGGTATCAATTCAATTGAAGGCCCCACATTACACTCAGATACTTACACGCCAACATGG GTCGCCGTGGTTGCTGCTAAAAAGTGTGGCTCTGGAGCTCTTACCTACATGTTGAACGGTCATCCTAGCATAATCTACATACCGAGGAAAGAACTTGGTATAGACTCGACCTGCAACGCAAAACGTTATATGGCGAATACCATAAG gGAATTCCAAATTACCCATACAGACCCTTTCGCTTACATTTTACGAGAGAATCAGTGCCTGTGGAAAGGACGTGCCTTCGAAGTTCTGGGTGAAATGAAACCACACAAGATTATAACCATGTTTTGCGATCCAGTGCATAGGGTGCTTTCGGATTACTTGCAGATTTCATTGCGACAGCCG GAAAACTTCCAGCAATTCAAAAAAGCTTCATTAACGGATTCGATAGATCTGGCCCTCAAACACTTATACGCGGCCAGGAAAACTATGTTCGAGGATGAATTCGCGAGTCATGTAAGAAAGCTGGCCGTTCAGTTTCCGATCAATCATGTGGTAAATATTGTTTCAAAAGGAATGTACGTCTACGCACTGATGGAATACTACAAACACTACAGAAAAGAAGACGTTCTAATTTTGAATGGAAAAGATATGATTTTGAGACCGTGGGAAGTTATGGACCAGGTGCAGATTTTCTTAGACCTGCCCGAGCGAATTACCCGATcggatttttataaaaacgaaaaaactGGTTTCTACTGCTTCATAAGACAAAACATGCAATACTGCCCTAGTGATGAAAAAAGCCTCACCCACAGTAACGATACTGTAAAACCAACTCTGCCTCCGGATTACGTCATTAAACTCCAGAAATTTTTCGAACCTTACAATAAAAAGTTGTTCAACCTACTAGGTTTCAAAATGGATTGGAAGAACTAa